In the Pseudolabrys taiwanensis genome, one interval contains:
- the era gene encoding GTPase Era, with the protein MAEQFAPEGDSRCGFVALIGAPNAGKSTLLNALVGSKVTIVSHKVQTTRALIRGIAVEDKAQLIFVDTPGIFSPKRRLDRAMVTTAWSGAHEADLVAVLIDARKGIDEEAEALLDRLADVKGEKILILNKVDLTAKEALLKLTQVANEKSKFEATFMVSALTGDGVADLKRWLAGRMPLGPWLYPADQISEAPMRQLAAEITREKLFERLHQELPYHSTVETDQWKELRGNAVRIEQTIYVERESQRKIVLGKGGAAIKAIGEASRREIEKITEGKVHLFLFVKVREGWGEDPERYRAMGLEFPKE; encoded by the coding sequence ATGGCTGAACAATTCGCGCCGGAAGGCGATTCCCGTTGCGGCTTCGTCGCGCTGATCGGCGCGCCGAATGCCGGCAAGTCGACGCTGCTCAACGCGCTGGTCGGCTCCAAGGTCACGATCGTTTCGCACAAAGTGCAGACGACGCGGGCGCTCATTCGCGGCATCGCCGTCGAGGACAAGGCGCAGCTCATCTTCGTCGATACGCCGGGCATCTTCTCGCCGAAGCGTCGGCTCGACCGCGCCATGGTGACGACCGCCTGGAGCGGCGCGCACGAAGCCGATCTGGTGGCCGTGCTGATCGATGCGCGCAAGGGCATCGACGAGGAAGCCGAGGCGTTGCTCGATCGGCTCGCCGACGTGAAGGGCGAGAAGATCCTCATCCTCAACAAGGTCGATCTGACGGCCAAGGAAGCGCTGCTCAAGCTGACGCAGGTCGCCAACGAGAAATCGAAGTTCGAAGCCACCTTCATGGTGTCGGCGCTGACCGGCGACGGCGTCGCCGATTTGAAGCGCTGGCTGGCGGGGCGCATGCCGCTCGGGCCGTGGCTCTACCCGGCGGACCAGATCTCGGAAGCGCCGATGCGGCAGCTCGCGGCCGAGATCACGCGCGAGAAACTGTTCGAGCGGCTGCACCAGGAATTGCCGTATCACTCGACGGTCGAAACCGATCAATGGAAGGAATTGCGCGGCAACGCCGTGCGCATCGAGCAGACGATCTATGTCGAGCGCGAAAGCCAGCGCAAGATCGTGCTCGGCAAGGGCGGGGCGGCGATCAAGGCGATCGGCGAAGCCTCGCGCCGCGAGATCGAAAAGATCACCGAGGGCAAGGTGCACCTGTTCCTGTTCGTGAAGGTGCGCGAAGGCTGGGGCGAGGACCCCGAGCGCTACCGCGCGATGGGCCTGGAGTTTCCGAAGGAGTGA
- the recO gene encoding DNA repair protein RecO, producing MQWTDEGIVLGVKRHGEANAILDLMTREHGRHLGMVRGGTGSRLRPILQPGNRVSATWRARLDEHLGAYTVEALDLRAAKFFGAQHAIYGLSHLSALMRLLPERDPHEGLYAILDEMLDHLDDAAAIAPAVVRFELQLLSELGFGLDLEQCVATGATDELDYVSPKSGRAVSRTAGTPYADRMLRLPAFLRDQEAEPEGRDVADGFVLTGFFLNRYVLEPRGLLLGDERAHFIAALARALSNAA from the coding sequence ATGCAATGGACCGATGAAGGCATCGTGCTGGGGGTCAAAAGGCACGGGGAGGCGAATGCCATCCTCGACCTGATGACGCGCGAGCACGGGCGTCATCTCGGCATGGTGCGCGGCGGGACCGGCTCGCGCCTGCGACCGATCCTGCAGCCGGGCAACCGCGTCAGCGCGACCTGGCGCGCGCGGCTCGACGAGCATCTCGGCGCGTATACGGTCGAGGCGCTGGATCTGCGTGCCGCCAAGTTCTTTGGCGCGCAGCATGCCATCTATGGTCTTTCCCATCTGTCGGCGTTGATGCGCCTTCTGCCGGAGCGGGATCCGCACGAGGGGCTGTACGCGATCCTCGACGAGATGCTCGATCATCTCGACGATGCGGCGGCGATCGCGCCGGCGGTGGTGCGGTTCGAGTTGCAGCTTCTGTCCGAACTCGGCTTCGGACTCGATCTCGAGCAATGCGTCGCGACCGGCGCGACGGACGAACTCGATTACGTGTCGCCGAAATCGGGACGGGCGGTGTCGCGTACGGCGGGGACGCCCTATGCCGACCGCATGTTGCGGCTGCCGGCTTTCCTGCGCGATCAGGAGGCGGAGCCGGAAGGGCGCGATGTCGCCGACGGCTTCGTACTGACCGGCTTCTTCCTCAATCGCTATGTGTTGGAGCCGCGCGGTCTGCTGCTCGGCGACGAGCGCGCGCATTTCATCGCCGCGCTGGCGAGGGCGTTGTCGAACGCTGCTTGA